DNA from Halostella limicola:
GGAGGTGCTCGCGGCGAAGGAAGAGGCCGACGCGGCGGACGCGGGGGTCTTCCGCGTCGACGGGGAGATGATCGACGCGCCGCTGGTCGCGCAGGCCGAGCGCGTCGTCGAGCGGGCACGGGCGGCGGGAGCGCTCGACGAGTGAGCCGTCAGGGCCAGAGCCCGCGCTTCTGGTGGGACTTCGCGACGCGGGATAGCGCGACGACGTAGGCCGCGTCGCGCCAGGGGATCTCACGGTCCTCGACTTCCTCCCGGACCGCGTCCCAGGCGTCGAGCATCTCGGTTTCCAGTTCCTCGTTGACGCGGTCGAGCGACCAGGACCGGCGGTTGATGTCCTGCAGCCACTCGAAGTACGAGACGGTGACCCCGCCCGCGTTCGCGAGGATGTCCGGGATGACGGGGATGCCCCGCTCCGTCAGGATCGAGTCGGCGGCGAACGTCGTCGGGCCGTTAGCTCCCTCGACCACCAGGTCGGCGCTCACGTCGGCGGCGTTGTCCTCGGTGATGACGTTGCCGATCGCCGCCGGGATCAGGACGTCCACGTCGAGTTCGAGCAGCTCTTCGTTGGTCAGGTCCTCCTCGCCGTACGAGGTGACGGCGCCGGGCTCCTCCTCGTGAGTCGGGACCTCGCGCGTGTCGATCCCGTCGGCGTCGTAGACGGCCCCGTTCACGTCGCTGATGGCGACGACCGTCGCACCCCAGTCGTCGAGCAGGCGGGCGGCGTTCGCCCCGACGCTCCCGAAGCCCTGCACGGCGACGGTCGTCTCCGAGAGGTCCTTGTCGTAGTACTCGACGGCCTCGCGGGCGACGATAGCGACGCTGCGACCGGGGGCCTCCTCGCGGCCGTAGCTCCCGCCGACGACCGGCGGCTTCCCCGTGACGACGCCCGGGATCGTCTCGCCTTCCTGCATGCTGTAGGCGTCCATGAACCAGGACATCGTCTGCGCGTCGGTCCCCATGTCCGGCGCGGGGATGTCGCGCTTCGGGCCGATGACGCTGCGCAGTTCCTGCGCGAACCGGCGGGTGAGTCGCTCCTTCTCGTCGCCGCTGAGCGACTTCGGATCGACGACGACGCCACCCTTCGCGCCGCCGAAGGGGATGTCCATCACCGCGCATTTCCAGGTCATCCACATCGACAGCCCGATGCACTCCTCCTCGGTCACGCCGGGGTGAAAGCGGAGGCCGCCCTTGAACGGCCCCCGGACGCTGTCGTGCTGGGCGCGGTACCCCGTGAACACGTCGAGCGAGCCGTCGTCGCGCTCCAGCGGGACCGCGACCCGGTGCACACCCGCGGGGTGTTTGAGGCGCTCGACGACGTTCGAGTCGATATCGAGGTGCGCGGCGGCGCGCGATAGCTGCCGCCGGGCCGTCTCCAGGGCGGACTCGGCCTCGTCGTGTTCCTCCGCGTCCGTCGCTTCGACAGCCGTGTCAGCAGTGCCAGAAGACATATCGATCACTCGATCGCAGCGGTTCGCCGCGTTCGATCGCCGTCGCGATTCGAGCCAGTCGACAGCGGTACGGACGAGCCGGCCGTCCTCCACCGAAAACGTTCGAACTTCGACGAGTCGACTCCGTCGGCACCAGTGTCTTGCATCGTTCGTGGGCAAACTCTACGTGTATATAGTATTTATTCTATTACGATATATTAACACATAATACTCTCTCGTTCGCTCCGTTTCGATTTGAGCGATGTCAGTGCGATATTGGCGTATTATACCACTGGAGTTCGGTATTCTGGGCGATCAAACCGATCGTCCGATCTGGCATTTCAGAGCTACATCCGTAACCCTCCCACAATATTGTCACATAAAACGCGTTATTATCAGCATTATACGAGAACCAGTACGTTTAACCACTGCTGCTGGCGTCTTCTAATACATGTCCGAAGGGGTCAATCCGTTCGAGAGTCTGCAAGAGCAGGTAGACGACGCCGCGGCGTTTCTCGACGTGGACGAGGGCGTCCTCACCCGTCTGAAGAATCCCGAGCGCGTGCTCGAAACCAACCTCTCAGTGGAGATGGACGACGGGTCCATGGAGGTGTTCCGCGCCTACCGCTCGCAGTTCAACGGCGACCGGGGCCCGTACAAGGGCGGCATCCGCTACCACCCGGGCGTCAACCGCGACGAGGTGAAGGCCCTGTCCGGCTGGATGGTGTACAAGTGCGCCACCGTCGGCATCCCGTACGGCGGCGGCAAGGGCGGTATCGAGATCGACCCGTCCGACTACAGCGAGGACGAACTCGAACGGCTCACCCGGTCGTTCGCGAAGGAGCTGCGCCCACTCATCGGCGAGGACCGCGACATCCCCGCGCCGGACGTCAACACTGGGCAGCGCGAGATGAACTGGATCAAAGACACCTACGAGACTCTGGAAAACACCACGGCCCCCGGCGTCATCACGGGCAAGGACATCTCCAGCGGCGGCAGCGCCGGCCGCGTCGAGGCGACGGGGCGCTCGACGGTCATCGCCGCCCGCGAGGCGTTCGACTACCTCGGCCGCGACATCGCGGACGCGACCGTCGCCGTCCAGGGCTACGGTAACGCCGGCTGGATCACGGCCAAGCTGGCCGACGAACTCGGCGCGACGGTCGTCGCCGTCTCCGACTCCAGCGGCGGCATCTACAGCGAGGACGGGTTCGACCCCGTCGCCGTCAAGGACCACAAGAACGAGACCGGCAGCGTCGTCGACTACTCCGAGGCCGACAAGGAGGTCACCAACGACGAACTGCTCACGCTCGACGTGGATCTTCTCGTGCCCGCGGCGCTCGAAAACGCTATCGACGCCGACCTCGCGGCGGACGTCAGCGCGGACGTCATCTCCGAGGCCGCGAACGGCCCGATCACGCCCGACGGCGACGACGTGCTGACCGAGAAGGACGTCGTCGTCGTTCCGGACATCCTCGCGAACGCGGGCGGCGTCACCGTCTCGTACTTCGAGTGGGTCCAGAACCGCCAGCGCTTCTACTGGTCCGAGGAGAAGGTCAACGACGAGCTCGAATCGATCATCGTCGACGCCTTCGACGACCTGACCGACGCGTACGACGAGCACGACCTCCCGAACATGCGGACCGCGGCCTACGTCGTCGCCATCCGCCGCGTGCTGGACGCGTACGAGCAGTCCGGCAACTGGCCCTGACGAGACTCGGCACTAAACGACGTCGTCGAAACGGCAGAACCGGCGACGAGCCGGTCAGTCGGCCGTCGCGTTCGGCTGCGACGCGTCCGGACCGTCGCTCGCCTCGGTCCCGTCCGCGACGGCTTTCGTCGCCGTCAGGGGGCTCCGCCGGTCTATCGCGCAGTCGAACGCGGGGTGTTCGGCGAAGTGTCTGACCATCATGTGCCTGCGCGACCCCGTGATGCCCGTGCGTTCGACGTCCTCCGCGGAGAACGTCTCGGGCAGGCGCTCGTACAGGCGCCTGACGGCGTCGAAGCTCTCGAACACCTTCGAGTTGCCCGCGGAGTCGGCGCCGCGGCGGGTCACCTCGTAGGAGCCGTCCTCGCGGTACGCGCCCGCCGTGCGGAAGAACTCGCGCGTCTCGGTGACGGCGTCGCTGATGGCCTCGCGCAGCGCGACCGCGTCGCTACGGGGTAACTCGTGTTCGTCGTCGTCGACTTCGATTACGATCGACTCGCCGCCGTCCGTCGTCGATACCGATACCTCACCGCCGGAGAAGAACTCGATCAGGAGCGTGGGTACTCCGTGTCATGCGAGTGGTACTGGTGGAGGCAGCACTAAAACTCTGTCGCCGGCGTCAGGTCCCGCCGACGGTCCGCACGTCGTCGTTATCGCGCGTCGGCAACGCTATCTTGCGGCGGCGGCCGCGGTCACGTTCTTGCTCGCGGTCCCGTTTCCGCCCGCCGACCCGTTCTCGCTGCCGAGGATGTCGGTCTCGATAGTCTCCTCGTGGGTGAGTTCGTTCATCGGGAGCCGGAGCGACAGCGTCCGGCCGGTGAGCGACGTGGGGTCCTCGGCCTCGACGGTCGCCGCGAACTCGATCCGGAGGGTCGTCACCTCGTCGTTGCGGAGGTGGGTGACCCACCAGTCGTCGAGGCGCTCGTTCCGGATCGCCGTCCGCGCCTCGATGGTCTCGGACGACCGCGGCTCGATGACGTACTCGCGCCCGCTCGTCCCCTCGCCCACGACCACGCCGTTCATGGTGATCTCGTAGCGCATCTCGGTGACGACGTAGGGGACGGACTTCGGGTTGTACGCGACGAAGGTCGCGTCCATCGGCGTCTCCTCGGCGGTGACGGTCCCCCACTCGCCCCGCGTCTCGTTGACGTACAGCATCGGGTCGTCGAACACCCGGCTGTCGGCCTCGACCGGACGCGTCTCGTTCGAGTCGAACCGCTCGATCATGCTGGTGTTTATCGTCTCGGTCCGCTCGACGGGGACGCTCCGACCGACCGCGTCCGAGCGAATGCGCGCGTCGATGGCGACCTCGGTCCGCTCGCCGTTCCGGACGTGGGTGACCCACCAGTCGGGGATGCGCCGGTTGTCCATGTGCGTCCGGAGGCGCACGTCGTTTCGCCCCGGGTCGAGGTCCAGGTCCTCCTTCGAGCCGTTCGCCATCGGCACGCCGTTCATCCGCACGGTGTACTCGGCCGACGCGCCGAGAAAGCCAGTTCCGAACGGGTTGGGGTTGTCCACCGCGAGGTCGGTGACGATCACCGTCGTCGTCTCGTCGACCTCGCCGAACTCGTTGTCGACGCTCTCGACGCTTGGCACGCCGAGCAGTCCCGCTGCGACCGCCGCGCCGACCGCGAGGCCGATGACGCCGAGGGTCGTCGCCGCGACGCGAAGCTTGCTACCGAGCAGTCCGGACCTGATCCGTTCCCCGTCCATCGTGCCGGGAGAGTTCTGGGACCGGCATAGGCTTTCCTAATGAACTAAGTCCCCGCCGCGGGAAGGGGCGACCATGACGACAGACTCCGTCGCGTCGGACAAGGGAATCGGGTTCGCGATGCTGTTCTCGCTACTCGCCGCCGTCGGTGCCGTCGGCGCGTTCGTCGGCGCCCCCGAGCAGGCAGCCGCCTGGGGGTTCGGCGCGGCGATGCTCTTCGCCTCGCTGACGGTCGCGTACATCCACGTCTACTGGTGAGTGCCGCCGGATCACGGAAATGGTTATACGTATCAGCGCCGTATACGGGCGTGTAGACGATGACTGAGTACACCGAAGAGGAACGACGCATCCTCGCGTATCTGCGCGAGAGCGTCTCCCGGGGAGAGCAGTACTTCCGGGCGAAGAACATCGCCGACGCCATCGAGCTCTCGGCGAAGCAGGTCGGCGTGCGCCTCCCGCGGCTCGCCGAGAAGAGCGACGAGGTCGACATCGAGAAGTGGGGGCGTGCGCGGTCGACGACCTGGAAGGTCACTCAGAGCTAACGTTCCAGCGGACTTTTACCATCTCGGGCTGGAAGGACTATCATGACTGTCCGGGTTGAGCGGACGTTCGAGTTCACGGTGCCGCCGGAGCGCGTCTGGGAGTTCATCGCCGACCCGGA
Protein-coding regions in this window:
- the gdhB gene encoding glutamate dehydrogenase GdhB; protein product: MSSGTADTAVEATDAEEHDEAESALETARRQLSRAAAHLDIDSNVVERLKHPAGVHRVAVPLERDDGSLDVFTGYRAQHDSVRGPFKGGLRFHPGVTEEECIGLSMWMTWKCAVMDIPFGGAKGGVVVDPKSLSGDEKERLTRRFAQELRSVIGPKRDIPAPDMGTDAQTMSWFMDAYSMQEGETIPGVVTGKPPVVGGSYGREEAPGRSVAIVAREAVEYYDKDLSETTVAVQGFGSVGANAARLLDDWGATVVAISDVNGAVYDADGIDTREVPTHEEEPGAVTSYGEEDLTNEELLELDVDVLIPAAIGNVITEDNAADVSADLVVEGANGPTTFAADSILTERGIPVIPDILANAGGVTVSYFEWLQDINRRSWSLDRVNEELETEMLDAWDAVREEVEDREIPWRDAAYVVALSRVAKSHQKRGLWP
- a CDS encoding Glu/Leu/Phe/Val family dehydrogenase; translation: MSEGVNPFESLQEQVDDAAAFLDVDEGVLTRLKNPERVLETNLSVEMDDGSMEVFRAYRSQFNGDRGPYKGGIRYHPGVNRDEVKALSGWMVYKCATVGIPYGGGKGGIEIDPSDYSEDELERLTRSFAKELRPLIGEDRDIPAPDVNTGQREMNWIKDTYETLENTTAPGVITGKDISSGGSAGRVEATGRSTVIAAREAFDYLGRDIADATVAVQGYGNAGWITAKLADELGATVVAVSDSSGGIYSEDGFDPVAVKDHKNETGSVVDYSEADKEVTNDELLTLDVDLLVPAALENAIDADLAADVSADVISEAANGPITPDGDDVLTEKDVVVVPDILANAGGVTVSYFEWVQNRQRFYWSEEKVNDELESIIVDAFDDLTDAYDEHDLPNMRTAAYVVAIRRVLDAYEQSGNWP
- a CDS encoding DUF7528 family protein, coding for MEVDDDEHELPRSDAVALREAISDAVTETREFFRTAGAYREDGSYEVTRRGADSAGNSKVFESFDAVRRLYERLPETFSAEDVERTGITGSRRHMMVRHFAEHPAFDCAIDRRSPLTATKAVADGTEASDGPDASQPNATAD
- a CDS encoding LEA type 2 family protein; this encodes MDGERIRSGLLGSKLRVAATTLGVIGLAVGAAVAAGLLGVPSVESVDNEFGEVDETTTVIVTDLAVDNPNPFGTGFLGASAEYTVRMNGVPMANGSKEDLDLDPGRNDVRLRTHMDNRRIPDWWVTHVRNGERTEVAIDARIRSDAVGRSVPVERTETINTSMIERFDSNETRPVEADSRVFDDPMLYVNETRGEWGTVTAEETPMDATFVAYNPKSVPYVVTEMRYEITMNGVVVGEGTSGREYVIEPRSSETIEARTAIRNERLDDWWVTHLRNDEVTTLRIEFAATVEAEDPTSLTGRTLSLRLPMNELTHEETIETDILGSENGSAGGNGTASKNVTAAAAAR
- a CDS encoding DUF7525 family protein, with the translated sequence MTTDSVASDKGIGFAMLFSLLAAVGAVGAFVGAPEQAAAWGFGAAMLFASLTVAYIHVYW
- a CDS encoding DUF7123 family protein, with protein sequence MTEYTEEERRILAYLRESVSRGEQYFRAKNIADAIELSAKQVGVRLPRLAEKSDEVDIEKWGRARSTTWKVTQS